The genomic window AACTATAAAAGATACGCTCATTTTCCGGGATCCCGGAATCTTTCGGAAAACTAAGATACAATAGAACAAAACCGATCCCTTCGATCGCAAAAGTTTGGTACGCCACTTGTTTCAGGATAGACCCTGCTCTTCCTATAGTCTCTTGGGAGAATAGGTCCTTCACGATCAACTTCTCGGTTACGGAAACCTGACCTTCCAAAACCAAAGCGAAGAAAACGGTCAAGGTCATCAACCCAAGACCGCCTAACTGCACCAAGACCATCAAGACCACTTGTCCCGTTCCTGTGAGATCTTTTGCTACGTCTATGGTACTCAAACCGGTCACGCAGACTGCACTCACGGCAGTAAAGAAAAGATCTACGAGATGAATAGGTTTTGCTTCCGCTCTAGGCAAACAAAGTGCTGCCGTCCCGAGCAAGATCAAAAGAGCAAAGCTCCCAGTCATCACGAGAGAAGGAGAAACTTTTCCGAAGGACATTCTGGCCCTTCTCAAAAAATGGGCAAAGCCTCCGAATGCCAATGTGATCTGACTGATAGATAAAAACAAAAGCACCGCTTCTTCGGTCCTTCTCTGAGAGGAAGTGATCCAAGATTCAATACTATCCTCGAACAGTAGTTGAAGGATCACCACTAGGACAACGGCGATCTCTACCTTATGCTCTCTTAAATAAGAAGCGTACGAATCTAAGGTAAAAATAAAACTCAGGATCTCATAAAGGACCAAGGACCAAACGATGCAGACAGTGAGCAAACGAAGAGGATGAACGAGCTCGCTAGAATAATAAAAGCCGTATAAGAAAATCAGGATAAATAAGGAAAGGATCCCGAACAAACCGAAGACAACTCGAAGAGTCGGTCGGATATAACTATCAAAGAAAAAGGAAACTTCTCTCCATCTCAAAATCCAGGAAGCGAAAGACCCGTTTTTTTCGGAGAAAGACATGAGAGGTTCAGAAACTTACGCTGAAAATTTCCAGGTCCATTCTATACTCAAGACTTCTAGAATAGATACCGTATCCAGGCATTGCCTTAGGGTGGATCGCCTCGGAGAGCTTGTCCGGAACAGTAGGATTCGGAGTGGGACTCTCCGGTTGGTTTTCCCGCTTCATTCTATCATAATCACGCAGGTCCAACCAGGCATTCGCAAGAGCCAATGTAGTTGCGATCCCGGCAACCAACCATCCTCCGTCAAAACTCTTTTGGTATCCGGGATTCGCCGCGCTCACGGAAGCATAGCTCAATCCGGCGGCCAAAGGAAGAGTCATAAAGAAGATAATAGAAAATCTCCGAAGCCTAGTCTCCGTATAAGGTTCATGGTCCTTTCCGAAATCCTCTAGTTTCTTCTTTCTATTTTTTGATTCCTCTTGTTGTCTTTGCAAAGCTTCCACATTTACTTCGCCGGTAACAGGATTGAATAATCCGTCGTCCTGTCTGTTCTGATTCGGATTTATGGTACGTCTGGTCCCTTGGCTTCCTGCGCCAGTAGGCAAACCGCTTTGAAAAGGCACCTGCACGTTACGCGGGTTCACCAAGGGAGGCTTGTCCATCTTTGGAGGAATGGTATATTCCCTAAATCCGTCGGGAGATCTATCGTCCCTGAAATTTCGGAGATTATAATCGTACGGATCCGAGAAATCACTTTGCTGTGCGTAATTCGGAACGGAGCATAGAAGAAGCAGTCCGATCAAAATATTCCGAAAACCTCGGTCCAAAAAAGAAGATCCTCTCATCCGGAATAAGCCTCGTCATTCACTGGGATCCTTCCGGAGAGGATTTCCGAAGTATATAAGAAAGAATCTCTTCTCACCTTCTCCAATTGGTCCTGGCTTAAACCTAAGGATTCCGCCTTGCGGTATTCTTCCCTGATATCCGTTCCGAATATTCCAGGATCATCCGTGGAGATCGTAAATTTCAAACCGTGACGTGCAAAACGGATCAAAGGATGATGCGCCCTATCTCGAACCATTCCAATGTATTCGTTGGAACTCGGACAGGACTCTATGATTGCGTGAGTATTTCGAATACGATCCATACAATATTCTTGAAATGCCTTTGTTTCCGATACCTGGGTTTCCGTAATCGAAATTTCCATCTTTTCCTTATGTCGGATAGAATCCAATTCGGAGCTCAGTCTCTCTCTTGAGGAGATCTCTCCGTATTTAGAGACTTCTTCCCAATGATCCAAAAGGTATAGCAGAGTATCCTTTCTTTCGGAAGAAGTTTCCGTCACGGTCTTACCTGCATACGCGTTCGGATCCATTCCTAGAGCGATCGCATGACCCAACCGATGTGCTCCCCATTCTGCGGATTCCAAGACCCAACGAGACGCAGAAAGAAGGGTCTTGTCTTGAAAGGATTCTCCCACATGATAGAGGACAGTCAGCGCAGTGGAAGTTTCGGCCCGATTGTCCTTCTGGACTTGGCCGAGGAATTCCTTTTTGTCCTTCGGGGGAAATCCTTCTTCTATATAACAAAAATCTAATCCAACTGTATACTTTCGGATCAAGGAATTCTTTTCCATCATCTCCTTGACCATATCGTATTCGCGGAACACATCCCCATCCCTATGCAAGGAGATCACTAAACGAGAAGAAGCCTTGTCACCGAGTTCGGCCTCTGCTTCTGCAAATCCCTCACAAGCAGCCAATGTTTTAGAATAGATCCCTTCGTACGTATCATTCGGAGCATACATGATCCTGTATTCCCCGAAAGTAACACCTTCTTCGAATTGATCTTTGGTTACTCGCTTGGAAACGGATCGGATCTCTTCCGGATTGAATTTGGAAAGAGCTATGATCAGATTGAACTTAGCTTGGAACTCAGGAAAGGGTCCTTGGTGGTTGAAAAGATAGATCTTTTCGAAATCTTCTTTCGCTTTATAGTCTTCGAAGAAAGTCTCAGTGTGGATCCTCTTTCCGTAAAGTTCTTGGAAGGGTTTCGTAAAGATTTCCCAACGAGGAGAAGGATTTTCCAATCCCATCTTCCAAAGTAGCTCAGGCCTCAAGCTACCATATAAATGATTATGAAGGTCCGCAAAGCCAAGCCCCGAACCGAATTCTTTTGTACTCATCGGCTTTCTGCCATTTTAGTTCGCCAAGCAGGCTAATAAACATTTTTTCCGGGAAAAAATGTTGTTCGCGCATCCATGCCCCCCAAGTTGGAAGCAGTTTGGGTCCTATATATAAAAAAATACGCCGATCTTACAGAGCTAGTAGATTAAACGTTAAAATTCTTTCCTTAGCCTTGCCGGTCGTCTTTGGAATGCTAAGCCAATCCCTGGTCTGGATCACCGATACGATCATGATCGGTTATCTAGGACAGAACGCCATCGCAGCCGTTGGGATCGCAGGCACAAGTTATTACACATTGATCGCCTTTCTGATCGGATTCTCCATGGGAGTACAGATCATCGTAGCTCGCAGATTTGGAGAAGGAAGAAAAGACCAGATCGGAAAGGTAGGAGTGACCACCGCGTATTTCTCCATCTTCTTAGGATGTATGCTCTCCTTCTCCGGCCCTATTATAGCTCAGCCTTTAATGAACCTGATCGGCCCGGATCCTACGGTAAGCACTCTTGCAACGGAGTATCTATCCTTCCGGGTCTTAGGAAGCGGATTCTATTTTCTAGGATTTTGCTTCCGAGGATTTTTAGACGGACTAGGATTCACAAAGGCCGGCTTCGTATCCATGGCAGTTACCACCTTGGCGAATATATTCTTCAATTGGGTCTTTATCTACGGAAATCTAGGGGCACCTTCCATGGGGATCGCCGGTGCCGGACTGGCTTCTTCTATCGCTGGGCTCGCAGGATTACTTGTATTCCCTATATTCTTTTTTCATTATAGAGTAAACGAATACTTTCAAAGAATTAGCCTACTCCCAAGTTGGGAACATCTAAAAGAGATTGTAAAAGTAGGATTGCCTCCCGGCTTCGAAGAAGGATTCGTAAATGTGGCCTTCGTATTGTTCGCCAAGATCCAAGGAATGATCTCAGTCATCGCGATCGCGGCATCCAATGTCCTATTCTCGACCTTGAGCTTCGCCTTCCTTCCCGGATACGCATTCGGCGTGGCGGCCACTACGATCTTGGGGCAGGCAATGGGTGCCAAGAAATACAAACTCGCATATCATTCCGCATTCCGCTCTGCATTCATCTCGGCCCATGTTATGGGGATCATAGGCCTTTGCTTTATCTTTTACGGAAAAGAGATCATAAAACTGATCACCCACGATCCGGCACTGATCGAAGAATGCTATCCTGTGCTCATTCTCATCGGGGTCATACAGATCGGAGACGCATATCATATGGTCCTAGGCGCGGCACTCAGAGGAGCAGGAATGCAAACCTACGTATTCCGAATCTACATCTTACTAACGTATGCCCTTATGTTACCTTGCGCCTATCTTTTTGGGATCATATGGAAAGGAGGAACTTTCGGGATCTGGGCAGGAATATTCGTATGGATCGCGAGCCTTTCCCTTGTATTTATATACGAATTCAGAAAGAAGAATTGGGTGAAGGGAACGGTTTAACTATCTCATTCTTCTTGCCTCAATAGCAAAACCGAGGTTTTTGGTCCCAGAATGAAAAAGGCGCTTATCACAGGGATCACCGGCCAAGACGGATCCTATCTTACAGAGTTACTCTTGGAGAAAAATTACGAGGTGCACGGGATTGTCCGTAGAACTAGCTCTTTGAATAGAGATAGGATCGAGCATCTAAGAGGGAATTCTAACCTTTCCTTGCATTATGGTGATTTAACCGATTCCAGTAACTTGAACCGGATCCTGGAGAAGGTACAGCCGGACGAAATTTATAATCTAGCCGCTCAGTCTCACGTAGGAGTTTCCTTCGAAGTCCCGGAATACACTGCAGAAGTGGATGCTGTAGGAACTCTGAGGATCCTAGACGCAATCAAACAAACCGGGGTGAAATCCAGATTCTACCAAGCTTCCACTTCCGAGCTATACGGAAAAGTGCAGGCAATTCCCCAAGACGAAAAGACTCCCTTCTATCCTAGATCTCCGTATGCAGTCGCAAAATTATACGCATACTGGGCAGTCGTAAACTATAGAGAGGCATTCGGATTGCATGCCTCTAACGGAGTCCTATTCAATCACGAATCCCCAAGGCGCGGAGAAGGTTTCGTAACCCGCAAGATCACTCTCGGAGTCGCAGGGATCGTTTCCGGAAAAAGCGGAGCCATTCGATTGGGAAATCTAGACTCTAAGAGAGACTGGGGATATGCACCCGATTATGTAAACATGATGTGGATGATGTTGCAACAAGATCAACCGGACGATTACGTAGTCGCGACCAACGAAACTCACACCGTCCGCGAATTCATCGAAGAATCTTTCCGACATCTGGACATCCAAGTCGACTGGAAAGGAAGCGGAGACCAAGAAAAAGGATACGATAAGAAGAGCGGAAAACTCTTAATCGAAGTAGATCCTTCTTTCTACAGACCTACGGAAGTGGATCTACTGATCGGAAATCCTGCTAAGGCAAAAGCCAAGTTAGGCTGGGAACCGAAAGTGAAATTCAAGGAACTCGTAGAGATCATGATCAAAGCGGATTGCAAAGCGGTAGGCATCCATATCTAAGAGTTGTTCCTCCAAAATTGCTGAAATAGTTCCTACACGAAAAAGTTCATCAAAATTGCAGGTTGCGAAATTAAGAAGATTCTGATATAGGGAACAAGGGTCCTCCCACTGGGACCCACCTCCCCACCCGAGGAGGGTGGGGGCCACTCGAATCGCCGTTCCTCCAAAATTTGCTTCACTTCGTTCAGCAACCCTCTGGGAATCTTGCTCCCTATGGGTCGCAAGATTGGGTGGGGGCCACCTCAGATCCCGGCCGCGTGGTCCCTCCATAAATACCAACATACAATTGTCCTATATGGAGAAAAGCCCGCAGTGAACTCCAGAATTTCCTTCTTGGAGTTCTCATCGATCCCATAATTTCTTTGGATACCTTTTCGCAAGATCAGATCGTTCAAGGAAAAATGGTCCCATCGATCTAGAGAAAACATCAGCACCATTTCTGCGGTCCAAGGTCCGATCCCTTTTATGCCGCAGAGAAGGTCCAGGACTTCTTGGTCTTGGAGTTTGGAAAGTTTTCGATCGGAAATGGACCCATCTAAGTATGCATTCGCGATTCTTCTTAATGTTTCGCTCTTTGCGACGGAAAGACCTGCCTTGCGTAGCTTGACGACAGATAAGCCCGCCAGGGTCTTTGCATCCGGGAAGTTCTTTCCATTTCCATAATATTCTTTGACACGATCCATCATGGTGGCCGCGGCCTTATTGGAAAGCTGTTGGCTAATGACTGCTCTCAACAGAACAGGATAAGGCCTTCCCATCATCGTTAAGGTGCATGGACCGACCCGTTCTATGATACGTTTAAGTTTTGGATCCTTCTTCTTGAGCCAGAGTACCGCTTTGCGTAATCTCGCGTCCCGATCCATGAGGCTAAGCCCGTTTTTTGATCTTGGCGTCTATCTGAGATTTTTTGCGGAATGCTTGGACCAATTTCTCCAACTCTACTAAGTCGGTGCAGGAGATCTTTCCTTGGTCTAATTTGATGAACTTGTTTTTAGAAATAAGATCGAGTACAAGGTTCTCATCCTTAGGATAAGTCAAACCTACCATCTTGATCAAGTCCTTGGTACCAATCTCGAAATTATAATTGGATTTAGGGACCACTTTCACTCTATTCTTCTCTACAAGAGTCATTAGAGTATCCGCAATCCTTCCTTGCGGATCGGTGATCAACAAGTTAGCAAGCTGCTTATATGCAGTCCAAATCCTTTCGGAAAGAAGAGTGATCAGTCTAGTTGCAAGTTGAGGCTGAGCCTTGACCATTCCCTCGAAGTTGGCCTTATTGATCGCGAGAAGTTGTACTTCTCCCCAAGCGATCGCAGAAGCGGAGCGAGGTTTATTATCCAAAAGAGCCATCTCACCGAAAATGTCCCCGCTTTGTAGAACTGCTAATAGCACTTCATTCGAGTCCACGATCTTAGTGATCTTTACCCTACCGTGCTGGATAATGTATAACTCTCTACCGGGTTCATGCTCGCAGAAGATCATCTCATTATCGCCGTATGCACGATTGAATTTAGTATAATCGATAGGAGGCGGAGCTACTGGTTGATTAACAGTCTGTAATTTCAGTTTCGCCTGAGTAGCAAACTGACCATTGGGAAGATATTGCAGATATTTTTGGAATGCGTAAGCCGCATGAAGAGTATTCTTCTGATTAAAGTAATACTCGCCGATCGCAAATAATTGGTTCGGATCCTCTTCGACCGCAGAACGGAACGTCAGACGAGTGATCGTCGAGTCGAACTGTCTCAATTTCATAGAGAAGTAGCGAATGATCTTCATCGCTACCGGAGTATTTTTCTGGATCAGGGTACCGAACTGATCGTAACTGACTTGAATTAGAGAAACATCTGTGAGCGCGATCGCGGATTCGATCTGAGCGTGCTGGCTCATCGCAGCTACTACTCCGAAGAAGTCCCCAGGGCCTAAAAGTTGATTCGGATCCTCGCCCACCACTTGGTTCTCTCGAGCGACCCGAACCTTGCCCTGTCTGATTATGAAGAAATTATGGGCTTCTTTCTTGCCTTCGACGATGACATAGGACCCCTTAGGGTAATTCACGATTTGAAAGAAGCCGTTGGACATACTTTACCAGAGATTAAAAATTCCCGCCGCGGGAGTTCAACTACAAACTAGTATCGGCTCGTAATAGGGGAATTCGGACTGAAAACCTAGCCTTTCCTTATTTTTCGCGGCAAGATTCCCCTTCGGGAGAAGGCTCGTCCCTTTCGGAAAGCAAATCAATTCCCGAAAACTCAAGTGCTGCTTTTTCTGCCACAGCTCTGGAGTAGGATTGCCTGCAAATCGAAGAGAAAATCTGCTTCGCTTGGTCAATTTCTCCCATCCTGGCTAATAGCCGTCCGGCTTCCAAGTAGGATTCTAGACCCGATTCTCCCGTAGGTTCCATTTTGTAGAGGTCCAGACTCACTTCTAATGCTTTCTCAGGGCGATCCAATTTCAGAAAACAATCCCGGAGAAGGGAGAGAACTCTGGTTTTCTTCGAATTCCCGGGGTAAAGTACCAGAAAATTCCGAAGACTTTCGATGGATTGAAAGAAGCGACGATCCTTATATGCTTCTTCCGCAACTCGAAAGAGTATATCCGGATCGGAAGGGCCTTGTTTAGAAGGAGTTTCCCCTTGTGAGAAGATCGACAAAGGAAGAAGTAAGAGCAATAGGAAGAAGGCGATCAGAGAAAGGCGAGACGCCGATGAATTGGAAGAAGTTGGGAAGGATTTCCCTTCGTTGAAATAAAATCCGGAAAACAAGGCAACCTACCAGAGAGATCTCTGTATAGATTATCAGTCGTTTTCCGGATTTTATGAATTACTTTTTTTTATCTATTTTCTTCCGGTGGAATTCGCAGAGGCGATATAACCTTCCAGTAGACGGGTTTTTCTTACCCACCTTGGTTCCGCAGACGATACAAAGACCTTCTTTTCTTCTCCTTTGGTAAAGGAGCTGAACCCTCTCCGCCCCTGACAGGTTATATTTACTAACCTGTATGCGAAATCCTTTGTAGAGGTAATTCCCAATAGCTTCCACTGCTTGAGTCTTAACCCCGGCGATGATCTTTTCCAAATCATCGTTAGTGACTTTCTTTGGTTTCATAAATGTTAACTGACGTAACAAGAGTTATATTCTTACAAAAGTAGTAAAGTGTTTTTAATTTTCCGCATAACACAACGTTAAATTTTTTGACAAAAGCCGTATTAGCTTACACATATTTTAATAAAAATCTACGTCATAAGCTCCCTGTTTCGGCTAACGATTAACGGCTAAAGGTAGCTATTGATTGGAGAAAGCCAACGTTAAGTCGTTTTATACCAAATCACGACAATTATGGAAATTTATTTCCAACACCCAATCATATAACGGAGTACTTGTGCAAGAT from Leptospira langatensis includes these protein-coding regions:
- a CDS encoding Crp/Fnr family transcriptional regulator is translated as MSNGFFQIVNYPKGSYVIVEGKKEAHNFFIIRQGKVRVARENQVVGEDPNQLLGPGDFFGVVAAMSQHAQIESAIALTDVSLIQVSYDQFGTLIQKNTPVAMKIIRYFSMKLRQFDSTITRLTFRSAVEEDPNQLFAIGEYYFNQKNTLHAAYAFQKYLQYLPNGQFATQAKLKLQTVNQPVAPPPIDYTKFNRAYGDNEMIFCEHEPGRELYIIQHGRVKITKIVDSNEVLLAVLQSGDIFGEMALLDNKPRSASAIAWGEVQLLAINKANFEGMVKAQPQLATRLITLLSERIWTAYKQLANLLITDPQGRIADTLMTLVEKNRVKVVPKSNYNFEIGTKDLIKMVGLTYPKDENLVLDLISKNKFIKLDQGKISCTDLVELEKLVQAFRKKSQIDAKIKKRA
- a CDS encoding TrkH family potassium uptake protein, coding for MSFSEKNGSFASWILRWREVSFFFDSYIRPTLRVVFGLFGILSLFILIFLYGFYYSSELVHPLRLLTVCIVWSLVLYEILSFIFTLDSYASYLREHKVEIAVVLVVILQLLFEDSIESWITSSQRRTEEAVLLFLSISQITLAFGGFAHFLRRARMSFGKVSPSLVMTGSFALLILLGTAALCLPRAEAKPIHLVDLFFTAVSAVCVTGLSTIDVAKDLTGTGQVVLMVLVQLGGLGLMTLTVFFALVLEGQVSVTEKLIVKDLFSQETIGRAGSILKQVAYQTFAIEGIGFVLLYLSFPKDSGIPENERIFYSLFHSITAFCNAGFALFPKGLAEPYLKESYFFLSSIMILIVFGGLGFPTVNQLLKKSKVWEGSKYRFSLGSKLILITTLFLIVFGWISYWILERKYSLQGLTWIDASFHSLFYSITTRTAGFNTLNMQSMGVPMVFVSLFLMWVGASPNSTGGGIKTSTLALSGLQFYQFFTGKERVDVFGRTVAESSLSRASVAIILSFFIIFTGVFFLVCFEKPLPFLDICYEVVSAYGTTGLSRGITGELGTPGKLLLCFVMFVGRVGVLTVLLAFVPKRKPRRYWYPEEYVVVG
- a CDS encoding LIC10235 family protein encodes the protein MKPKKVTNDDLEKIIAGVKTQAVEAIGNYLYKGFRIQVSKYNLSGAERVQLLYQRRRKEGLCIVCGTKVGKKNPSTGRLYRLCEFHRKKIDKKK
- a CDS encoding DNA-3-methyladenine glycosylase family protein; amino-acid sequence: MDRDARLRKAVLWLKKKDPKLKRIIERVGPCTLTMMGRPYPVLLRAVISQQLSNKAAATMMDRVKEYYGNGKNFPDAKTLAGLSVVKLRKAGLSVAKSETLRRIANAYLDGSISDRKLSKLQDQEVLDLLCGIKGIGPWTAEMVLMFSLDRWDHFSLNDLILRKGIQRNYGIDENSKKEILEFTAGFSPYRTIVCWYLWRDHAAGI
- a CDS encoding MATE family efflux transporter, which produces MGPIYKKIRRSYRASRLNVKILSLALPVVFGMLSQSLVWITDTIMIGYLGQNAIAAVGIAGTSYYTLIAFLIGFSMGVQIIVARRFGEGRKDQIGKVGVTTAYFSIFLGCMLSFSGPIIAQPLMNLIGPDPTVSTLATEYLSFRVLGSGFYFLGFCFRGFLDGLGFTKAGFVSMAVTTLANIFFNWVFIYGNLGAPSMGIAGAGLASSIAGLAGLLVFPIFFFHYRVNEYFQRISLLPSWEHLKEIVKVGLPPGFEEGFVNVAFVLFAKIQGMISVIAIAASNVLFSTLSFAFLPGYAFGVAATTILGQAMGAKKYKLAYHSAFRSAFISAHVMGIIGLCFIFYGKEIIKLITHDPALIEECYPVLILIGVIQIGDAYHMVLGAALRGAGMQTYVFRIYILLTYALMLPCAYLFGIIWKGGTFGIWAGIFVWIASLSLVFIYEFRKKNWVKGTV
- a CDS encoding tetratricopeptide repeat protein; the encoded protein is MFSGFYFNEGKSFPTSSNSSASRLSLIAFFLLLLLLPLSIFSQGETPSKQGPSDPDILFRVAEEAYKDRRFFQSIESLRNFLVLYPGNSKKTRVLSLLRDCFLKLDRPEKALEVSLDLYKMEPTGESGLESYLEAGRLLARMGEIDQAKQIFSSICRQSYSRAVAEKAALEFSGIDLLSERDEPSPEGESCREK
- a CDS encoding adenosine deaminase; this encodes MSTKEFGSGLGFADLHNHLYGSLRPELLWKMGLENPSPRWEIFTKPFQELYGKRIHTETFFEDYKAKEDFEKIYLFNHQGPFPEFQAKFNLIIALSKFNPEEIRSVSKRVTKDQFEEGVTFGEYRIMYAPNDTYEGIYSKTLAACEGFAEAEAELGDKASSRLVISLHRDGDVFREYDMVKEMMEKNSLIRKYTVGLDFCYIEEGFPPKDKKEFLGQVQKDNRAETSTALTVLYHVGESFQDKTLLSASRWVLESAEWGAHRLGHAIALGMDPNAYAGKTVTETSSERKDTLLYLLDHWEEVSKYGEISSRERLSSELDSIRHKEKMEISITETQVSETKAFQEYCMDRIRNTHAIIESCPSSNEYIGMVRDRAHHPLIRFARHGLKFTISTDDPGIFGTDIREEYRKAESLGLSQDQLEKVRRDSFLYTSEILSGRIPVNDEAYSG
- the gmd gene encoding GDP-mannose 4,6-dehydratase, producing MKKALITGITGQDGSYLTELLLEKNYEVHGIVRRTSSLNRDRIEHLRGNSNLSLHYGDLTDSSNLNRILEKVQPDEIYNLAAQSHVGVSFEVPEYTAEVDAVGTLRILDAIKQTGVKSRFYQASTSELYGKVQAIPQDEKTPFYPRSPYAVAKLYAYWAVVNYREAFGLHASNGVLFNHESPRRGEGFVTRKITLGVAGIVSGKSGAIRLGNLDSKRDWGYAPDYVNMMWMMLQQDQPDDYVVATNETHTVREFIEESFRHLDIQVDWKGSGDQEKGYDKKSGKLLIEVDPSFYRPTEVDLLIGNPAKAKAKLGWEPKVKFKELVEIMIKADCKAVGIHI